A stretch of the Thunnus thynnus chromosome 7, fThuThy2.1, whole genome shotgun sequence genome encodes the following:
- the nars2 gene encoding probable asparagine--tRNA ligase, mitochondrial, with protein MFQAVAKTLSVASTSSVSRGILSIRHYCKKTPTKLRVSEAISGAELGANVKVQGWVRSVRPQKANLFLNVNDGSSLQSLQIVATSELNDPLLTFGSAVEVTGILKKSPHRNQQVELEAEHIHVIGECNPVDFPFKIKDRHGLEYIRQFPHLRCRTNVFSSLLRIRSEATSGIHSYFKENGFVQIHTPVITSNDCEGAGELFQVEPSSPEYEEDQNFFSVPAFLTVSGQLHLEVMSGAFSKVYTFGPTFRAENSQSRRHLAEFYMVEAEVSFTQSIEDLTKVMEDMFRSATEHVLAHCAEDVDLFHKHVTPGHKDTVDAMLKRRFPTITYSEAIDILNRSSEKFTFPTDWGCDLQTEHEKYLVKHCGNIPVFVTDYPYDLKPFYARDNQDHPEHTAAAVDLLVPGVGELCGGSLREERLDLLRARLEEVGLEDTYSWYLDLRSFGSVPHGGFGLGFERYLQCILGVDNIKDVIPFPRFSHSCLL; from the exons ATGTTTCAGGCTGTAGCTAAAACGCTTTCTGTTGCATCAACCAGTTCAGTATCTCGGGGGATATTAAGTATTCGACATTATTGTAAGAAGACACCAACGAAACTAAGAGTATCCGAAGCAATTTCAGGTGCTGAATTGGGAGCAAATGTCAAAGTACAG GGATGGGTTCGCTCTGTCAGACCTCAGAAGGCAAATCTATTTCTGAATGTGAATGATGGGAGCTCCTTGCAGTCATTGCAAATTGTCGCCACTTCAGAGCTGAATGATCC GTTGCTCACATTTGGTAGTGCTGTTGAAGTCACAGGTATCCTTAAGAAAAGTCCACATCGAAATCAGCAAGTTGAACTGGAGGCAGAACATATCCATGTAATTGGAGAATGTAACCCTGTG GATTTTCCCTTTAAGATCAAAGACAGACATGGGCTTGAGTATATCCGCCAGTTTCCTCATCTCAGGTGTAGAACAAATGTCTTTAGTTCCCTTTTGAGAATACGAAGCGAGGCCACTTCAGGAATTCACTCATATTTCAAG gAAAATGGCTTTGTGCAGATTCACACTCCTGTCATCACCTCAAATGACTGTGAAGGGGCAGGGGAGCTTTTTCAGGTTGAG CCGTCAAGCCCAGAGTACGAAGAGGATCAGAACTTTTTCTCTGTTCCAGCTTTCCTGACTGTGTCTGGTCAGCTTCATTTGGAGGTGATGTCAGG GGCTTTTTCTAAAGTCTACACATTTGGGCCAACTTTTCGTGCAGAGAACTCCCAAAGCAGACGCCACCTGGCTGAGTTCTATATGGTGGAGGCCGAGGTCTCCTTCACACAGTCCATAGAGGACCTCACCAAG GTCATGGAGGACATGTTCAGATCTGCCACAGAGCATGTCTTGGCTCACTGTGCGGAGGATGTGGATTTATTTCACAAGCATGTGACTCCTGGACACAAG GACACTGTAGATGCGATGCTAAAGAGGAGGTTCCCTAC GATTACCTACAGTGAAGCTATAGACATCCTAAACCGCAGCTCAGAGAAATTTACCTTCCCAACAGAC TGGGGATGTGACCTTCAGACAGAGCATGAGAAGTATCTGGTGAAACATTGCGGCAACATTCCAGTCTTTGTCACTGATTATCCCTATGATCTCAAACCCTTTTATGCAAGAGACAACCAGGACCATCCTGAGCATACA GCAGCTGCGGTGGACCTTCTTGTGCCGGGAGTTGGAGAGCTCTGTGGGGGCTCgctgagagaggagaggctaGATCTGCTGAGGGCTCGGCTGGAGGA GGTGGGATTAGAAGACACCTACAgctg GTATCTGGATTTGAGGAGTTTTGGTTCCGTCCCTCATGGTGGCTTTGGACTGGGATTTGAACGATATTTGCAGTGCATTCTCGGTGTAGACAACATAAAAGATGTGATTCCTTTTCCCAGATTCTCCCATTCTTGTCTTCTGTAA